From a single Kitasatospora azatica KCTC 9699 genomic region:
- a CDS encoding class F sortase, with amino-acid sequence MGNPVPPTDDPPPLGSGLSPRRRNVLFAALGACLIGLLLIHRSEQPRSPLPPRQPTAAQAVASPSAPLSPSAGAKRTTPAVVVPDAHPNRISIPAIGVNAPFTQVDLDPNGVLNPPPANDTNLVGWYKGGTVPGNKGPAIVLGHVDTATAPAVFWGLSALTPASSVDIARDDGVTATFTVDSVEVFAKDAFPDDRVYGKTADAQLRLITCGGAYDRQRGDYTANVVVFAHLSGLRET; translated from the coding sequence ATGGGCAACCCCGTCCCGCCGACCGACGACCCGCCGCCGCTCGGCTCTGGGCTGAGCCCGCGCCGCCGGAACGTCCTGTTCGCCGCCCTGGGCGCCTGCCTGATCGGCCTGCTGCTGATCCACCGCTCCGAGCAGCCGCGCTCCCCGCTCCCGCCGCGCCAGCCAACCGCCGCTCAGGCCGTCGCCTCCCCCAGCGCGCCGCTCTCCCCCTCCGCCGGCGCCAAGCGGACCACCCCCGCCGTGGTGGTCCCCGACGCGCACCCCAACCGGATCAGCATCCCCGCCATCGGCGTCAACGCCCCCTTCACCCAGGTGGACCTGGACCCGAACGGCGTGCTGAACCCGCCGCCGGCGAACGACACCAACCTGGTCGGCTGGTACAAGGGCGGCACCGTGCCGGGCAACAAGGGCCCGGCGATCGTGCTCGGCCACGTCGACACCGCGACCGCCCCCGCCGTCTTCTGGGGCCTCAGCGCACTGACCCCCGCCAGCAGCGTGGACATCGCCCGGGACGACGGCGTGACCGCCACCTTCACCGTGGACAGCGTGGAGGTCTTCGCCAAGGACGCCTTCCCCGACGACCGGGTCTACGGCAAGACCGCCGACGCCCAGCTGCGCCTGATCACCTGTGGCGGCGCCTACGACCGCCAGCGCGGCGACTACACCGCCAACGTGGTGGTCTTCGCCCATCTGAGCGGCCTGCGCGAGACCTGA
- a CDS encoding DUF1876 domain-containing protein, with amino-acid sequence MTKTLVGWHIEVEFAEEGPHTTAAALLRLPDGRELRARGDTSRHPADPEQLRVGEEVATARALQALARQLLDKAHTEIDEMGAVPSYPL; translated from the coding sequence ATGACAAAGACGCTGGTCGGATGGCACATCGAGGTGGAGTTCGCCGAGGAGGGCCCGCACACGACGGCGGCCGCCCTGCTCAGGCTCCCGGACGGGCGCGAGCTGCGGGCCCGCGGCGACACCAGCAGGCACCCCGCGGACCCGGAACAGCTGCGGGTGGGCGAGGAGGTCGCGACGGCCCGGGCGTTGCAGGCGCTGGCCAGGCAGCTGCTGGACAAGGCCCACACCGAGATCGACGAGATGGGAGCGGTGCCCAGCTACCCGCTGTAG